Proteins encoded within one genomic window of Episyrphus balteatus chromosome 1, idEpiBalt1.1, whole genome shotgun sequence:
- the LOC129917175 gene encoding lysophospholipid acyltransferase 6 has product MLEEFPIPTQSAAEEDTYYDGSRAFLWLADLCGLSVDLVNFILCQVAALFLASLFRSVLHPSRVSSIVRHTFGLSVGLVFGYICFGQQAIHIAGLPSVCYVVIRTQNPSVVQKAVMIAALTYLLCIHLHRQIYDYGSCSLDITGPLMVITQKVTSLAFSIHDGFVKEQKDMTKAQQYHSLQKLPSALEYFSFVLNFQGLMAGPLVFYRDYIDFIEGYNLLKSPTSNGNLDNGNTKEIIIEPSPTKAVIKKVIGSMVCAFIFMKFVKVYPIKTLKDPEYVSSTSFPYNLWYIMMATTIIRFKYYHAWLLADAICNNAGLGFTGYDKEGNPKWDLITNINVLSFEFASNFRDAINNWNIGTNIWLRTTVYDRVPRKYGTILTFALSAVWHGFYPGYYLTFATGAIFVTAARSARRMFRHRFQRTQFTRMFYDILTCVTTRIFMGYATFPFVLLECMVSVRLYLKLFMCLHIIAIATFVILPKLIRGDKPSKIPSNITSIVDNGNTNQNHHQLTNNDLIQQKLSDALAATDSNAKLVDTSGDSSSSHIIAKKRFIISPDRQISTTVPTALAAISIAHDQCEMDNLSIKIKEKIDMETKNIEEFIDKTVNETVSGIVEFKNDLMRDSDKIFISKDGIRKRIIGANDNNKGGSERVDAFLKKEIDAINAVVQQANVLPVVLSNGHAK; this is encoded by the exons GTGAATTTCATACTATGTCAAGTGGCGGCTCTATTCCTAGCATCGTTATTTCGATCAGTTTTGCATCCTTCCAGAGTGTCTTCCATCGTCCGACACACATTTGGCCTTTCAGTAGGTCTTGTCTTCGGTTATATTTGCTTCGGACAACAAGCCATTCACATCGCAGGCCTTCCATCAGTATGCTATGTTGTAATACGAACACAAAATCCATCAGTTGTTCAAAA ggCCGTAATGATAGCAGCTTTGACTTATTTGCTGTGTATACATCTGCATCGTCAAATCTATGACTATGGTTCATGCTCCTTAGACATCACCGGTCCTCTTATGGTTATCACTCAAAAAGTTACTAGCCTAGCATTCAGTATACATGATGGTTTTGTCAAAGAACAAAAg gACATGACTAAGGCTCAACAATATCATTCACTACAAAAGCTTCCATCAGCACTCGAATATTTTTCGTTTGTGTTAAACTTCCAAGGCCTAATGGCAGGTCCATTAGTTTTTTACCGAGATTACATTGATTTCATTGAAGGATATAATTTGCTTAAAAGTCCCACATCAAAT GGCAATTTGGATAATGGCAATACAAAAGAAATCATCATTGAGCCATCACCAACGAAAGCggttattaaaaaagttattggcAGCATGGTGTGTGCGTTTATATTCATGAAATTCGTCAAAGTGTATCCAATAAAAACGCTTAAGGATCCCGAATACGTATCAAGCACATCTTTTCCTTATAATTTGTGGTATATCATGATGGCAACAACGATCATACGTTTTAAGTATTATCATGCCTGGTTGCTAGCTGATGCTATATGCAATAATGCCGGTTTGGGATTCACCGGCTATGATAAGGAAGGAAATCCCAAATGGGATCTCATAACGAATATTAATGTGCTATCATTTGAG tTTGCATCAAACTTCCGTGATGCTATTAACAACTGGAATATCGGAACTAATATTTGGCTCCGAACTACAGTTTATGACCGGGTACCTAGAAAATACGGCACCATACTTACATTTGCTCTAAGCGCCGTCTGGCATGGCTTTTATCCTGGTTACTATTTAACTTTTGCCACAGGCGCAATTTTTGTCACAGCAGCACGATCT GCTAGACGTATGTTCCGTCATAGATTCCAGAGAACTCAATTTACAAGAATGTTCTACGATATTTTAACATGCGTTACAACTCGTATATTTATGGGTTATGCAACTTTTCCATTTGTTCTTCTTGAGTGTATG gtcAGTGTAAGATTGTACCTGAAACTGTTTATGTGCCTTCATATTATTGCGATTGCTACTTTTGTCATATTGCCAAAACTCATTCGTGGCGATAAACCTTCAAAAATCCCATCGAATATTACATCGATTGTGGACAATGGCAATACAAATCAAAATCATCATCAATTAACAAACAATGATCTCATCCAGCAGAAGTTGTCGGATGCTTTGGCTGCAACAGATTCAAATGCCAAATTAGTTGACACTTCAGGCGATTCATCATCATCACACATTATTGCTAAGAAACGATTTATAATATCTCCTGACCGACAAATCTCTACAACAGTACCAACAGCTCTAGCTGCAATTAGCATTGCACACGATCAATGTGAAATGGATAATTTGtccattaaaattaaagaaaaaatcgacATGGAGACAAAAAATATCGAGGAATTTATTGATAAGACTGTTAACGAAACGGTGTCTGGCATCGTTGAGTTTAAAAACGATTTAATGCGCGACAGCGATAAGATATTCATATCAAAAGATGGTATTCGTAAACGTATCATTGGTGCAAATGACAACAACAAAGGTGGTTCCGAACGTGTCGATGCATTCCTTAAAAAGGAAATCGATGCTATTAATGCTGTTGTACAACAGGCTAACGTTTTGCCTGTTGTCTTAAGCAATGGTCATGCCAAATAG